TATTAATAGAccttgctcagttctgcccaatAGACACCTGGCCATCGAGTCTTCCAGGCTCTGGAGATGATGCTCTTCTAATTTCCACATGCAGTGACTTAAAGTTTGTGGATCTGAGTTATTTTTTCACTTCATTTATTGAACTGAACATGTTTTATTACTATATAGTAGTTTAAATATTATTCAGTGTGGTACCATAGGCTTTGCAgtttcccctcctcccttcctaaAGTCACTCCCTTCATcaatttccctcatattattacagtagtataatcatttaaaaagtcaCAGGTTCATCATtcaaaatccagcatcctattgccaataCGTAtgcaacagtttctttgggagttcctctttgatttggaagtagagatacatatggcattgcatcttcacaactgATTATGATAGTTTCTTTTACAAAGTTACTAAActtccccttacatgaaaagtcaccgccaaaatcaacagcaggaacagtaataaaaaccagaacacaagctggcacccatatgggatcctggcacatgcaaggcaaggacttagccaccagATCATCATGCTGGGCTCAGAAACAGTCTCAATGTTACTTTGTGATGTAATGATTTATTGGTCATAAGAGGAAATGCACTTTGTTTTTGTATATattgaatttgcatttttttacatttatttatttacttttaattggaaagtcatatatatatatatatatatagagagagagagagagagagagagaggagaagagacaaagaggaagatctcctgtccgatggctcactccccaagtgacctcaacggctgaagctgagtcaacccgaagccaggagccaggagcttcttctgggtcactcatgcaggtgcagggtcccaaggccttgggccatcctcgactgctttcccaggtcacaaacagggagctggatgggaagcagggccgctgggattagaactggcaaccatatgggatccggcatgtgcaaggtgagaactttagccactatgctatcacaccgggccctttcTTGTTAGTTTTATGAAGTGCTGTTTCTttaaccttctctctctctctctctctctctctctctctctctctctatatatatatatatatatatatatatatatatatatatatatgtttatgaaaTCACTCACAGTTTAGAAATTATAGGAAAGTATTTCCAGTgatgtaaaaaaaataagtgttccAATTTGCATCTGAAAAATTGTTATCCACATAAGGCTGtgattgaattctttatttttattgcaaaatcagatatacagatgggggagatatagagaggaagatcttccatccattgattcactccccaagagtttgcaacagccagagcttaggctatccaaagccagaagcctagagcttcatccgggtctcccatgcaggtgcaggaacccaagactttgggctgtcttcaactgcttccccaggctacaatcagagagctggataggaagcgcagctgccaggattagaactggagcccatatgggatcccagtgcatacaaggtgaggactttagccactagtctattgcGCTAGCCCTGGGATTGAATTATTGGCTTCTAGTTTTATTGttatctgaagggcagagttacaaagagagaacttgatgagaacttccatccactggttcgctcccccaaTTCCTGCATGGCCAAAGTtgggctgagctgaagtcaggagccagtagcttcttccaagtgtcccTTGCAGGTACAGGAGTCTATAGagttgggccattctttgctgctttcccagggccagaagcagggagctaaataggAGCTGAAGTAGACACGATgcaaattggcatccatataggaggcagtgcagacagaggattagcttgttaagcTCTGGTTCCAGCCCCAAGtgttataatatttttaatacacAGTATATTTGCATGCTTCCCCTGACTTGAGATCTAGTATGAAATAATTTACCCTTGGTCTCCTCACAGTAGTTGGCAAGGTCTGTTCAGCATGATGTATTTCTTAATtgtatttaaacttttaaaattgttttgtgcTATTTTAATAGATGTTACTTGAATCTTGCTATAATTGTGCATCTGCTCATATTCCCCTACCTTGTCATCCTTAACCACCATTTAAAAACTGCAGGTGATAAAAATCTTccttcttttcaaatgaaaaagttGATTTTCAAGTTTGTTGTCTGTAACTATAAACTTTGTGCATATCATTTATTGAAGTATATTGAGGcctttctcatttttcatttgatCAACATTTGCAGCATCTATTTAGGTTCTGGTTTTCTATTCAAAAATTTGGAGAATGGACGGGCAAATGGGTTCTCTGATTTCAAGGTGACATTGGAAGCACCTGCGGGAGAAAAAAGAGGGCTGGTGACACTCCCATAAGAAGCTGCAGATGAGCTGGGGCCTACACTTTGCTTCCACGTACCCTGGAAGTCACTGTTGAAAGGTTCTGAGGTGGGCACAGCTTTCTGTCAGCTTGAGCACACGCTCTGGCTGCAGACGCTGCATACTTTGGAAGTGTTTTGGGTCTCTGGTGAGAAgtctgcttcctttttttcttgctCGCCTGCTCCTTAGCCTCACCAGTAGCTGCTGCTTAAAACAACGCCCCAGAGTTGCCACATTGTAGCCTTAGCATTCActcccccagcccaccctcaCTGACTGTCTTCATTTAAGTTCAGCTGGAAACAGCACTGATGGAGAAGGCACCAGATCCACCTTCACCACACACAGCTGGTGGGGCTGCCTGGGAAGAGTCCATCCCTCGGGAAATCAGGGACAATGCTGGCCAAGTGGGCAGCAGGAAGGTTGCTTGGCCACCCCACCTGATACCCAGGTTGCTAAGTCCTTCAGTGTGTAAGGACAGGGCCTGCACCTCCTCCAGGCACTCATCATAAGCTTCTTGGTATTCCTCATGGAGGTTGATCACGTTCACAAAGGTGGGGTGTTTGGAAACTGCAGCTGTGTCCGGCCAGTCTTAGAGGGGATATACACATGTAAGGTAGCTCGCAGTCCTCACACATAACTAGGAGGTGACAGTTTACCTCATTGGGTGTCTGCTGTCAAAACCATGAtccttttcttgcttttgtttacAAACTTCTGCACCTTCTTCACCAGATGCTTCCTTTTCTGAGTCACAGCTTCATTGCACTTGTAAATCATCAACATGAGGCTGTAGGAAGCCAGGGGCTGTGCTATAGGGTTCAGGTTAGCCAGCAAGTGTGATCCCTGCAGCATGCCTCCTACTGGACCAGCCTTTATTTTGATCATAGCAGCAGCTGTTGCACGTGCATCCAAATGAAGCCTCACAGAATTTTAAATAGTGTCTGTTTCTAAGATAGTGTTAGATTTGGGAAGCATAGATAGGAATGAGTTACATGAGAGTTCTccatgaaaaagatttttttgccGCATCTTTCACATCCTTATTCCGCAGGCTATAAATCAATGGGTTTAGCATAGGAATCACCAATGTATAAAACACAGCAGAGATCTTTTCCTGTTCCAGGGAATATTGAGAGCTTGGCTGGATATAGCTAAATGTCACCGAGCCATAGAACAAAGTCACAGCAGTCAGGTGGGAGATACAAGTAGAGAAGGCTTTACGCTTCCCTTCAGCTGAGTGGATTCTCCGGATGGCAATGATGATGCGGATATAAGAGACAATGATGATGATCAAAGTGAACATTGCAATGACTCCAGAGAAAATCAAAAGCAGCATCTCATTGTTATGAGCATCAGAGCAAGAAAGCTTCAAAAGCGGGGGTATGTCACAGAAAAAATGGTTCACAATGTTAGGACCACAGAAGTCTAGCTTGAGCAAACCGATTGTGTGTGTCAGAGAGTTAATGAGcccacccatataagatgccaggaCCATGCAACTACAAACACGCTGGGTCATAATGACTGTATATAACAAGGGATTAGCAATGGCTACGTAACGGTCATAAGCCATCATAGACAGAAGGATTCCTTCTGTGGTTATGTACACTGCAAAAAGGAAACTCTGTAGAACACAGCCAGAGAATGTACTGGCCTTACGATTTAAGAGGGAATTGGCCAGCATTTTAGGAGCAAAGATAGTAGAATAACATATATCACAAAAGGAGAGGTTGCTAAGGAAGAAGTacattggtgtgtgaagttgggcATTCAACCGGATCAAGACAATCATTCCCCAATTACCTGCCAGAGTGATGCCATAGATTAGagagaaaaccaaaaataaaggtATTTGTAAATCAGGATTTTCAGTTAATCCCACCAGGAGAAATTCCTTCACATGTGTGTAATTCCAACCTGCCATGCATTCAAGATTCTATATCTGCTTGGCTGCAGAGCAAGATGGTATCATGAAAAAGAAGAATAATGATTTCCTCCTCATTCCATTATCCACAACCACATGAGCCTTGTAATATCACCCTATAATTAGATGAAAAAAGGACACTAACATTAGCAGTTAGGCTAAAAAAagaactattattattatttttttggaattAGAGATTTTATTACCTGGTTCACAGAGCTTATCTTATAGTTAAAGACATAATTTAGATCACATATGTAATAATTAGTACAATTTGTAATCAAATTCAGAAAAACCCAACATCAAATCTCTGACTTACTCTATGGCCTTGAACAAAGCAGGTGTAATAttgttatgaaaataattttcttacatTTCCCCATGAATTTCTTGAAGCACCCTTGTATGAGCCCTATGCTTTTGAGGGGAGCTAACAAATCTTCCCTTGTCCTGCGACTATCATGGTCCTATTACTTATGCTCATGGGACTGTCCTCCATGATATATTGACTCCCTTTCAGATTCTATTCCTTTATGGACTTTGCCTCCTGTGCCAGTTCTTCAATCAGGATGTTGGTGTCTGTGTCTTTGAGTAGAAATGGAACTGGAGGAAGAAAGCACACCCACCTTCCACTTGGTATTTAGTTTGCCTCTGATTCCGGCTTCCAGCGATGTGcaacctgggaaacagcaggagatggcccaagaagTTGCATTTTTGCCAGTCAAGCAGGTACCTCACCATGAggtgtggttcctggctcctggtttcaacctaatCCAGTCTCAGGTGTTGGAGGTATTTAGGTAGTAGAGCAGAACATGAGAAGTCTAGCACGGTCTCCATTTCTGAACCTgagcctttaaaatatttttaatgacaatataattttatgtatttatttatttgattgcaaAAGCTAAGATATAGAAGAGAGACACATGCAGAGAAagagggggtgagagagagagacagagaatatgaGGGAGCGATCCTATCTGTTCACTCCCCGACTGCCCACAGAGCCAGAAATGGATGCTGCCTCTGCCACCTGATTGTCAGGAACTCTGCTActggagccattgcctgctgcttaacaggaagctggaatcagggtaAAGCTGGAATAGGGACCTAGGCAGTTCAGTGTGGAATGGAGGACTCCAAATTGATGTGTAAATCACTACATCAAATGTTATAATTAGCTGTGTCATTTAACTTGACAACTCTACCCTTTGCATTTTTGTACTTCTTGAATTTTGAGCCTTTGCTTTTCATAACCATCAAAGCAACAAACTTGAAGTCTCATTTCAGAAAGACAAAATGCACCAAAACTAGTGAATATGTTCTGGTTtcaaaaatatatgatattttattATGCTATAATAAATTAATAACTTATTATTAAAATTCAACCAATTATTTTAACACATGAGCTGTAATGTACTCAACCTATTTGTATCATTCACTAATTTATCTTTCTTACTGCAAGAaacatattttctaaagattcaacatacagggtccagcacgatggcttagtggctTATTCCTCGCCTTGCGCAtgctgtatcccatatggacactggtttgtgtcccagctgcttcgcttctcatacagccccttgcttgtggcctgggaaagcagtcgagggtggcccaaagcctgcacccacacgggagacctggaggaagtttctggcttctggatttggatcggctcagttctggcccttgtggctgcttggaatTCAGCTGACAGaaaaaggatctttctctctgtatctctctctataaattttccttcccaataaaaatgataaatatctacataaagaaaaatgattaagCATATATATGCTTGAATATACTATGTGTAATAACTACTATGAAGGAAAGTAATCAATGTGATTTTGAATAAAAAGCCGAAACAAATGCTCAGTTTTATATCCACTTCCTGATATTGCTATAACCAATTATGAAATATCCAGTGTAGTAAAATAACAAACCTAATGCTTGAAGTCAGCAAGCCTAATATCAATTTTGTTGTTTGAAGTCATGTTGTCAATAGGACCACACTCCCTTCAATAACTCCAGGAAGGATTCCATTTCGTGGTGTTTTTTGAGCTTCTGCAGCTACATGACTTGATTCATGGCTCCTTCCTCTGTCTTTAAAGAATGGAGCACAGAAGCACAGAAGTATCATAAGATAAAACACTGCCTTTATATCTGTGGGAAAACCCCCCTTGATCTTCCTCTTATAAGGATGTTTGTGATTATGTTGAGTGTCAACCTAAGTAACCCTCTATAATCTCTATAACTCAATATCCATGACAAGTAATTAGAAAGCACAACGgcactggtattgtggcacagcttgTTAAGCATGAGTTTACAACTAGTATCCAATATTAGAGTGCTCCTTTGAGTCTTGCctgtctgcttccagtccagctccctgctgttgtgccttGGAATACATCAGAAGGTGATACAAGCACtcggaaccctgccacccacgtgggagactcagatgagtttcctgacttctggctttggcactTTCTTGCCCAAGACATTGCCACCACCtggagtgtgaatcagcagactggagacctctctcacctcttctctctctgtcactctgcctcttaaGTATAGAaagtcactatatatatatatatatatatatatatatatatagagagagagagagagagagagagagagagagagagagagagagagacttacacAGGACAAATGCCATTTGCAACATAAGATGACACTCCATGTTATCAGGTACCTATATATAGAACTTGAATATCACTGCAATCTATCATTCCATCAACCACATATTTATTCTAGGACAAATTGTATGTAAGGTAATACCCAAACAGGAAACTGACAGATGTGATTTAATTGCCAGTGGAAAATGACTAGTCAAAGAATGTCCCAGGCAGAGATCTCAGCAAGTTCGATGTCCTCATGTGGAACTATGCTTGTTTAATACAATTTCCTAATGAATAAACAGATTGAAGGAAACAAGAAGAGTGATTAATGAGTCATAGAAGATCCTAGATTCATCAGAGCATACGTTATCTTGTAAGGTGTATGAACGTGTTTCCATAGGATGGGAACAGCTTTGCAAAGAGCTTTAAcatatttgaaatgtttcttgCAAATGTTCTCTAGCACTTACTTTGAAAATACAATTCAGTAAGTCAATGACAAAAGTATGGGGACTCTCAGTAATCTGTTAGTGAGACACCTGTGCCTTTACATAATGATGGCaggaaaggaaataatcaaaatataccTCATTCTGCAAAAATTGGAGGTGAAGAGAGACCCAAGTCTGAAATAAAGGATTACTCTAAGCAGTTTGTGCACACATAGGCATACACacgtcttgtgtgtgtgtttatgtgtgtgcctGCTTCATGAATGAGGCTGTTATTTTCTGAGCATacaaaatatgataaaatatatTCGGAAAAATGATAGGACTTATACACATTGGgttgacatttttatttcacaGTAGCATGTAAAATCTTAAGCATAAAGATATACAAATCCCAAAGTTACCTAATAAgacaattttaaattataaaattaaattttatgaaaCCATCTCCTCCCTTTCTCCAAATTTGTTATGCTTTTTTCCAGCGAATTCTCTCTATTTTACAGAAACTGTTAGAGGTACAACAGTCTACACTCCTCTAACCTGGGAATAGAGCACATTTACTTTTTACTTATCCTAGTTCTGTGAGTATTTATAAAGAGTATCTATGGATTTAGCGTGCCACAAAATCTCATACCACTTTATAATTTAATTTCTACAAAGGCTAGTTtgtaataagtaaatttttttttctgctttgagcGTCTTGCAAACCTGCAGGATTTTCAGTATGTATAAGTTGGTCATACATGGAAAATACGTGTGCTTCATATGAAGATGCTGTATTGGTCATGCAAAACAATGTATTTGGCATAAAAACATTACACAGGACAAGAGTCAAATGTTTGCAGAATCTGATATCTAGTAAGTCCAGGTGCGCCTCTCTGGATATggttaaattaaaatattcaccAAGTGTACTCTAATTTCAATATGATTGAGGCAAAAATAGACTGTGTAAAGTTTAGACCACTGCTATTGGAGAGAATGACAAATTAAAGTTAAGCTgtattccaggaaaaataaagtaCACTTTGAGGAGTCAGAAAGATTCCTGAGTCACATTATTACAAAACCCATTTTGTTCATGCGCACTGGAATTGTGGTGGAAAGAAGCAATTATTTCTGGGAACACTGATGTGAGTTCTGAGAATCAACCTGACTGTACATGCTCAGTTTTGATACAGACAGGATGGAGAGAAAAactcaaaaagaacaaaaatgtcttttaaaatattatctttgaATTATAATATAAAATTCACTTTAAGCAATCTCCAATACTATTATGTTAAATTGGAGTGACATGCAGTTCAGTGCAATAAACGAAAACTTGACAAGTTTCAGATGTTCTGCTTTAAAGAAGTTTCCTTTAACTTGCAAGTAATTTGTAAGGTGTTATGTAAACCAAGCAGTACATGTGTACTCACTAATACACAAGACAATACTTGATGTAGACACTTTTTCCTCAATGAAGTCTCTGAATGCTATTTAAATTGCAGGTTAGAGCTCAGTTTTGGGAATTTTTAGGAACAATACTAATATCTGAGAATGGTTTCTTTAGCGTAAAGAGAGAACAGGAAATAtcagaaatttgaaataaaactttATCAGCTCACAAACATACTCACAATTGAGTTATGTCCAAAGTGAGTGGAGTATTTAGTGAAGACAAGGTCTTGAAATTATTATGTGACTTCTTGGGAACAGAGAGGGTTTTGTGCTGTCTTCTTCTGGGGACCCTAGCTACAGCTTGTTGCATAAATGAGCACCTGGATGTCCACAAGTTGGATCATTAACGCAGTCACTGGTCTCTTGAGGCTGGAGGTAATCATGGAGCTGCAGGTCCTCTCAATTACTGTTCAGTAGATACCTCTGCTTTCACATGGGTAAAATGTGGGCTTTGTAATTAACACAATTTTGAAATCTTTATGATGTTTAAACATGAAGTATCTGAGTAAAGAAATAATACAGTCAATAAATGCAATTTAGGAAATCAATATATTCtaattacaaattttattttttcccatttttttaagattcactaatttatttgaaggtaAAGTGTTgcagaagaaaaaagacaaagacgatgagatcttttttttctgctaattaactccccagatggccacaatggcctgttGAAAGCTAAAGTAAAGCTGAGAATCAGAAGTTCTTTTGGGTCCCCTGGcaaggttcaggggcccaaggattcggtccaccttctgctactttcccagatgcatcagcaggaaggctgggttggaaatagaaCAGCAATGCCTTGCTTGTGGTGCAGGCAGTGGTTTGACCACCCCAGCACAATTCTAGCCCCTCTAGTTAAACAACATTCCTAATGATAAACAGTCAAGTTTACTGTCCATAAAACAGGAGCAttcgggccctgcggcgtggcctagcagctaaagtcctcgccttgaatgccctgggatcccatatgggcgccggttctaatcccggcagctccacttcccatccagctccctgcttgtggcctgggaaagcagttgaggacggcccaaagctttgggaccctgcacccgcgtgtgagacccggaagaggttcctggttcccggcatcggatcggcgcgcactggcccgttgcggctcacttggggagtgaaacatcggatggaagatcctccgttctgtctctcctcctgtctgtatatccggctttccaataataataataataaaaaaatctaaaaaaaaaacaaaacaaaacagaagcattCATGCACCTTCTATCTAAATGGTTCATTATGACACAGATATAAGCAATTaactaatttattcatttacttaggCATTTACTTATCTAGTTGAACATAAGAataagaaacagagggagaaacaaagaggataTATGGATATTTCTCTTGGTTCATTCACCCCCGAAAGATTGCCAATGTATACCTTGTTCTTCTCTCATGATTCAAAAGATATCATATTTTTGTGGGC
The sequence above is a segment of the Ochotona princeps isolate mOchPri1 chromosome 4, mOchPri1.hap1, whole genome shotgun sequence genome. Coding sequences within it:
- the LOC101535607 gene encoding olfactory receptor 1052-like, which gives rise to MAGWNYTHVKEFLLVGLTENPDLQIPLFLVFSLIYGITLAGNWGMIVLIRLNAQLHTPMYFFLSNLSFCDICYSTIFAPKMLANSLLNRKASTFSGCVLQSFLFAVYITTEGILLSMMAYDRYVAIANPLLYTVIMTQRVCSCMVLASYMGGLINSLTHTIGLLKLDFCGPNIVNHFFCDIPPLLKLSCSDAHNNEMLLLIFSGVIAMFTLIIIIVSYIRIIIAIRRIHSAEGKRKAFSTCISHLTAVTLFYGSVTFSYIQPSSQYSLEQEKISAVFYTLVIPMLNPLIYSLRNKDVKDAAKKSFSWRTLM